The DNA window TGCGCACTGTCTAGCTGCACCATCAGGCTCTCGTAGATCGCCTGTCCGTTGTCGTACGCAGGCTGTGCGTTGGATAAGCCCTGCAAGGCACTGGTGTAGGGAACATTGCCATACGTATCGACCAGAATCTGGTAATGAAACGCTTTCATGACCTTACCGATGGCTTGTAAATAGGGCTGATTGCGGCTCTTACCCTGTGTTTCGACGTAGTTGTAATCCTTCAGCCGGGTGTAAGCCGTATTCCAGATCGCATTGTTGAAGCTGGTCGTAAACTGATAGTTTTTGTCCTGCTGACCGATTGAATAATTACCGCTCCAGTTCCAGTAGCCCATCCACAGGTTGAGGAAGGCAAAGCTGGTGTTCATGTACGTCGCAGTGGCGTTGAGGGCCGAAGGAAGTACCAGTTCAGCCGGCGACTGCGTGGCTGAGTTGGGGTTGTTGTTGATGTCGAAATATGACTCTTTACAGCCTGACCCAACGATCAGCAGAAGAGCCAGTACTGCGGCTGTATAGGTGTTTGCTCGTTTCATAATGATCTGTTGAATTAGAAGCCCACGTTAACCCGGAAGCCGTAGAAACGGGTTGGCGGGGTCTGGTATTCATTGGTCGTACCAACGGCATTGCTCTGGTCGTTGGAAAATTCAGGGTCCGTGTAGTAGTTGGACTTGGGCCGGAACATCAGCAGGTTGCGTCCCGTCAGCGCAACGTTCAGCGACTTGATGATTTTCGTCTTCTGAAGGAAAGCCACCGGCACGTCGTAGGTCAGGGCAACTTCGCGCAGCTTCCAGAAAGCGGCACTCGTTACATAGCTGGTACCCGCGTTGTGGTAGGCTGAGTTGGTCCAGAACGTCAGATTGCCGTCGCGGGTAGTCAGGTTAGTGTTGGGCGCGAAGCTGCCGTCGGCATTGCGAACCACCGAGTTGGGAAACACAAAATTCTGCCGGCCGTTATCCGCCGACCGCTCACCTACTCCGGTAAACTCGATTGGGTTGCCCAGCGCATTGTAAATCACGTTGCCACCCCGGTAATCCCACAGAAAGGTCAGGCCGAAGTCGGCATAGCGGAACGTATTGCTGATACCCAGCCGGTGTTTGGGCTGCGTCGAACCGGCGTATACCAGCGTGGGGTCCAATACGGTTTCGCCGGCACCGTTGACAATCGGCCGGCCCACGTACTGCCCCGTCGGGTCGTAATACGGACTGCTGGGGTCACCGCTGACACGCTGAATATCGGTGACGTACAACGCCGGAAACGACCGGCCAATGGCCGCATACGCATCAGATGTAGTACCATTGGCGAAAGGAATGTTAAGCCGGTCGAGCGCGTTTGCTCCGCTGCCGTACAGCGACAGTACCCGGTTTTCCAGGTAGGTGTAGTTGGCACTGGCTTCCCACAGGAAATTGCCGGACCGGATGATGGGCCGGATGCGCAGGTCGACTTCCACACCGTTGTTCTCCATCTCCCCGGTGTTAATCAGCGCGGCCGTGTAGCCGGTAGCCCGCGAAATCTGAATGGGTACGGTTTGGTTGATGGTGTTTGACTTGAAGTAGGCTACTTCCAGATTGAACCGGTTCAGCACTCCCACTTCAACACCCACCTCCCGGTTGGTCGTAAACTCTGGTTTCAGGTTGGGGTCGTTCTGTTGATTGCTAATCTGATATCCCGACTGACTGCCGTACGGAAAGGCGGTGCCGCCGGTGTACGCATTCGTGCCCGGAATAAAGGTGTTCTGAAGCGAATAGGGCGAAACGTTAATGTTGCCCACTTTCGAGATACCGCCCCGCAGCTTGGCATAGCTGAGCCAGGTTACGTTTTTCAGCGACGGAATGGCATCGGTCAGAATCAGCGAAGCATCGACGCCGGGGTAGAAGAACGAGCGATTGGCCGGGGCCAGCAGCGTAGTCCAGTCGTTCCGGCCGGTAGCGTGAATGAACGCCCAGTTTTTGTAGCCAATTGTGAAGTCGGCAAAGGCACCGACCAGACGGCTGCGCAGGTAGTACTCATTCGCTTCGGGCTGCCCGATGACGTTCGAGATGTTGTACAGATCCGGGATTTGCAGCGACGCACCGTAATCACGCTGGTACCGGGTGTAATCCTGCTGCTGGTGATGACCCAGAATCAGCGTAGTGGTAAAGTCGCCGAACTTGGGGTTCAGCGTAACGAGCAGGTCGCCCGTGAAGCGGGTCGTTAGCTGGTTGATGTCTTCCACCCGCGCATTGACCGCCTTAAGCGACGACGCAATGTTACCGGCACTGGCCGGGTCGGTCAGCGCGAAATCAGAGAAGCCGACAGCCGCCCGGTTGGCCTTGTAGGAGCTGATTCTGGCCTGACCACCTACCCGATACAACGCCGATAGCCACGGCAGAAATTTGTACGACGCTTCCGCAAAGCCCTGTATCGTATACGTGTTGGTAATCTGCCGGGAATTGTTACCCGTCACCTGCCAGTATGGGTTTGGATAATACGCATTATAAAAGCCGTTGACATCGGCGTAGGGCGAGGTAATATCCTTGTAGGAAGTCAGCGGGACGT is part of the Spirosoma rhododendri genome and encodes:
- a CDS encoding SusC/RagA family TonB-linked outer membrane protein; the protein is MKKVLFGSWLLSLLFCLPLMAQDAVVTGRVTSSDDGTTLPGVSVVVKGTSRGTTTDANGAYRISAGSGATLTFSFVGFKSQDVVVGNRTSLNVVLQNDASTLNEVVVTAFGIQRNEREIGGSVAKVNNQQITQAAPINVATGLTGKVSGLQINTTNNGVGNNVRVQLRGARSFLGNNQALLVVDGVITDISFLSAINPNDVETTTVLKGPSAAALYGSDASNGALVITTKRGSTSNTPQISYSNSTQFESVSYMPKLQTRFGSNGGEGAPYIDRNGLRLYVPFENQSFGPAYDGSQVALGGPVLVPRQGGGYDTLTAQVPYSAQANDQRRAFFNTGVLSQHDVNFRIGDAKNFFGLNLQRVDQRGVVPNDRYNRTVIGVKGGRSTDKFTVNAGGTFTYANSNIAGGDFSQGRPVYWNVLNTPAHVPLTSYKDITSPYADVNGFYNAYYPNPYWQVTGNNSRQITNTYTIQGFAEASYKFLPWLSALYRVGGQARISSYKANRAAVGFSDFALTDPASAGNIASSLKAVNARVEDINQLTTRFTGDLLVTLNPKFGDFTTTLILGHHQQQDYTRYQRDYGASLQIPDLYNISNVIGQPEANEYYLRSRLVGAFADFTIGYKNWAFIHATGRNDWTTLLAPANRSFFYPGVDASLILTDAIPSLKNVTWLSYAKLRGGISKVGNINVSPYSLQNTFIPGTNAYTGGTAFPYGSQSGYQISNQQNDPNLKPEFTTNREVGVEVGVLNRFNLEVAYFKSNTINQTVPIQISRATGYTAALINTGEMENNGVEVDLRIRPIIRSGNFLWEASANYTYLENRVLSLYGSGANALDRLNIPFANGTTSDAYAAIGRSFPALYVTDIQRVSGDPSSPYYDPTGQYVGRPIVNGAGETVLDPTLVYAGSTQPKHRLGISNTFRYADFGLTFLWDYRGGNVIYNALGNPIEFTGVGERSADNGRQNFVFPNSVVRNADGSFAPNTNLTTRDGNLTFWTNSAYHNAGTSYVTSAAFWKLREVALTYDVPVAFLQKTKIIKSLNVALTGRNLLMFRPKSNYYTDPEFSNDQSNAVGTTNEYQTPPTRFYGFRVNVGF